The genome window GAGGTGGGGGATGTGGATCAGCAGTTTACCATCCAGTCCATTTCGAAGCCTTTTGTCTATGGTATGGCTTTGGAGGACAACGGAAAGTCGGAGGTGTTGCGTAAAATCTGGATGGAGCCTTCGGGGGAGGCATTCAACGCGATCAGTCTCCGGCCGGGGACGGGGCAGCCGGCCAATCCCATGATCAATGCGGGGGCGATTGCCACGACCTCGCTGGTTGAGGGCAAGAGTGCGAAGCAGAAGATCAACCGCATCCTGGATTCGTTGGGACGGTATTGTGGGCGCCAGCTGTCGGTCGACCAATCCGTCTATCGCTCGGAAAGTTCGACCGGCCACCGTAATCGGGCCATCGGCTACATGTTGCGGAACTTTGAAATTATTGGGGAGGATCCGACGGCGAGTCTGGAGGCCTACTTCATGCAGTGCTCGGTGTCGGTCAATTGCCGGGACTTGGCGATCATGTCTGCGACCCTGGCAAACGGGGGCATCAATCCGGTGACCGGATTGCGTGCCGTGGTTAGTGATTATGTGGAAAGTATTTTGAGCATTATGGGGTCTTGCGGGATGTACGATGCCGCCGGTGAATGGATCTATAATGTGGGCATGCCGGCGAAGAGCGGCGTGGCTGGGGGCATTGCCGCGGTACTGCCGGGACAGCTGGGGATTGGTGTGTTCTCGCCTCGCTTGGATGTGCATGGTAATAGCGTGCGGGGGATCGAGGTTTGCCGTGAAATCTCGCGGAAATTCGATCTCCATATGTTCCATGCGCCGCGCATGTCGACTTCGGCGCTTCGGAAGCGTACGGATCTGTCCAAGATGCGTTCCCATCGCCTGCGTTCGGGCGCCGAGTCGAAGTTGCTCGATGAGCATGGTTCGAAGGTGCGGGTTGTGACGCTGCAGGGCGACCTTGTCTTTGCCTCTGCGGAGGTGGCGGTGCGGGAGTTTTCCTATGCGGGTAATGGGGTGCAGGAGCTTATTATTGATTTCGGACACGTGTCTGCTGTCGATTTCAGCTCTTGCGGTGTGATTGCCATGGCGGTGGCCAGTTGGATGGACGAAGGAGGGCGTTTGTCGCTCTCCCGCTGTTTGCATCTGCCCTTCCTGACCAAGATACTTCGCAAGTATATTCCCAAGCGTTGGGACCGCATTCGTATCTTCGAGGATATTGATCAAGCTCTTGAGTCCTCGGAAAACTGGCTCTTGGAGACGGTTGGGGTGCGGCGTCACAGTCAAATTAAGGTTGATTTGGCGGAGTGTGAATTGTTGGCGGGAATCGCTCCGGATTTGGTTGCCGCGTTTGAGAGCAATCTGAAACGGGTACGGTTTGTTATGGGGGCGACTGTCTTGAAGGCCGGTGACGATGCTGTCGGTGGCATGTATTTTTTATTGAGAGGGAAGGCGAGTGCCTGGATCGGGACGGGGGCGGGGCGCGAGCGTCGTGTCGCCATTTTCGCGCCGGGGATGTCTTTTGGCGAAATGGCCCTGATGGACCGGTCGACGCGTTCGGCTGAAATCCGGGCGGATACGGATATTGAAGCGCTGGAGCTGACTCAGGAAGCGTACGAGAAATTGGAAGCCTCCGGTTCGGTATTGTATGCCGGCCTATTGCGCAACCTTGCTTGTATTTTATCCCGGCGTTTGCGGGATGCGAATTTCGAACTGAGCAGTGAGTAGTCTTGGGGTTTTTGGGGGCCGGATTTTTGCTGCGTCGCAGGTAAAATATGCGCCTAC of Coraliomargarita parva contains these proteins:
- the glsA gene encoding glutaminase A, with the translated sequence MIQATDGYKEASKPLADSPIQKILESLHSELAKNHEGEVATYIPELGKADSNWFGVCLVTADGQVYEVGDVDQQFTIQSISKPFVYGMALEDNGKSEVLRKIWMEPSGEAFNAISLRPGTGQPANPMINAGAIATTSLVEGKSAKQKINRILDSLGRYCGRQLSVDQSVYRSESSTGHRNRAIGYMLRNFEIIGEDPTASLEAYFMQCSVSVNCRDLAIMSATLANGGINPVTGLRAVVSDYVESILSIMGSCGMYDAAGEWIYNVGMPAKSGVAGGIAAVLPGQLGIGVFSPRLDVHGNSVRGIEVCREISRKFDLHMFHAPRMSTSALRKRTDLSKMRSHRLRSGAESKLLDEHGSKVRVVTLQGDLVFASAEVAVREFSYAGNGVQELIIDFGHVSAVDFSSCGVIAMAVASWMDEGGRLSLSRCLHLPFLTKILRKYIPKRWDRIRIFEDIDQALESSENWLLETVGVRRHSQIKVDLAECELLAGIAPDLVAAFESNLKRVRFVMGATVLKAGDDAVGGMYFLLRGKASAWIGTGAGRERRVAIFAPGMSFGEMALMDRSTRSAEIRADTDIEALELTQEAYEKLEASGSVLYAGLLRNLACILSRRLRDANFELSSE